A window of Salvia splendens isolate huo1 chromosome 8, SspV2, whole genome shotgun sequence genomic DNA:
GGGTTCTTAGATTGGTGGATGGTGAAAGGAAACCGGTAATGGGTCATACTTATGAGGCAATGGAGAAGGCAAAAGAAACAATCGCGAAGTCTTTTGATTGGCTTGAGCAATGATACCCCAAAGTTTTCGAGATTATTGATAGAAGGTGGAATTGCCAACTCCATAGGCCATTGCATGCAGCTATCTTTTATGATTATCCGGAAATGAGATTTGATGTTGAGTTAACTTCAGGGTTGTTTGACTGCATCTAAAGAGTGGTGCCAAAGAAAGAAGATCAAAAAGAGACAATGAAGCAGTTGCAAATTTACAAAGTTGCATCAGGCTTATTTGATGACGAAATTGCAAAAGAACAAATTTATGAATTGCCTCCTAGGTACTTTATTTGGCTTTGTAGCTAACTAGTGGAGTTTTCCCATTGCCTCAGCTCCGCTGTTGCAAAAATTTGCAATGAAATTTTAAGCTTGACTTGTAGTACTTCAGGGTGTGAGCATAATTGGAGTGTTTTTTAGCAGGTAATTGACAaatcttttattatattttggttttcaattttaaacttataatataatattataattataaatctattattatttttatatggaaaattcattaaaaaacaagCTCGAGCATGAAAAGTTACGtgatttggtttatgtgaaATATAACCAAAAATTGTATGAAAGGTACGAACAAAGAAATGAACTCGATCCTCTTTCACTATATTACCTTGAATACTGTAATGAGTGGTTggttggagagttcgacggtgCTAAAGGTGAAGGTAATGATATGGTTTTTGATGGAGAGAATATCACATATACTACGtctaagaaaagaaaataaacttcTACATCATCAAGTTCTAGAAAAGCCTCAAGAACCACATACATATCTTGAAAAGGGAAAGGCAGATTGGTGACATGGGTGCTAGACATCAAGAGTCTTCATGGATTTATTGGGTTCCAAGGATGAGAGAGAAGACTTTCCAAGGATCCAGTAAAGCTAGAGGACCTCCAGAGGATATGAGGAATAGATAAGGCTCGGATTTGAGGACGCGTCAAGGATTTCAACTACAGCTAGATTCAACCGATAATCGTCCTATTGAGATTATATCCGAAAGCTCTGAAACTTCCACCATTGTCTTCGTCTTTGAAATAAATGCACATGGGTATCTTGCACACCCCAATCAGAGTCTGGATGAGGTAGATATGACCATTTTACAGAAGCCACGCGTTGCAGAAAAGTACCACCCGAGCGGGTGGCTTTCGGCGGAAAAAAGCCACCCAGCCGGGTGGCCTCCCGAAGGCACAATTGAGTCAGCGGAGTCCACCCTGGCGGGTGGTGACCCGAAGGCACTGTAGAGGCAGCGACGTCCACCAGGGCGAGTGGCTCACGCAGAGGTTAGATTTTGTggaccttttcttggaattttggTAAGGGTGAGCGAAAAAACTAAAAACCggatatccgaaccgaaccaaaccgaaatttgaaattcagttcagtttttttggtttttcggttcggttcagttttgaaaataaaaaaaaaatcagtttttcgGTTCAGGCGAAGAAAAAAGCTGAAAAAATgaataaccgaattatatatatatatatatattcttttaatttaatataatatattatatatatattcttttaatgtattctactatataatactccatccgtccaagAAAAATAGGGCACTtccattttctgcactcgttttgaaaatgataataaatagttaaagtggagagaaagagaagttagagagagaataatatagacaagagaattatctacattattctctcttgtactttactttctctccactttaactatttattatcattttttcaaaacgagtgcagaaaatgaaagtgtcctatttttcgtggacggagggagtagtatatattatatatattattaattttatatattatatatatatatattacattagtatatataaaataaaataaaaatatatatattaatattatatgtttttttctattttttcgggtttttcgatTTATTTGGTTTTGTTCGgatttttaagttcggttttcagttttttcggtttcagtttttcgggttcggttcggtttggattttaatCTAAATTCTATTTTTCGATTTTGGTTCAGTTTTGGCAAAAAAACCAAACCGAAACCCAAATGTTCACCCCTAAATTTTGGCATAAACTATAAATAGgacattttctcttttttctagtTGGTTGATTAATGAATTATGATATCTCCTTTGTGAGTTTTTCCTCTTTGAGGATTGTATCCAATTCCTTCATTGAAGGTTGCTTGTTTCTTTCCTAGATAGATTCAAGTATAGCTATGCATCAATGGAAGTCTACCCATTGAGTAGTAGAGTCAAGTGGTGATTAGAGTTGATGAAAGTTGCCTAGGGTTGTCTCCATCCTTTTGGTCAAGGTCCTTTGGTTGTACCTCTTTTCCCTCATCTTATACACATGCTTTCATTTCTTATCTTCCATGATTCTCTATTTTGGAtctagtttttgtggctagaTCAACCCTATCTTTGTTTCaatttgtgttttgttggtAGATCTAGACTTGTGGCATAATCTTGGGTATTTTAATGGATCTAGACAATCAAGATCCTTATCATTGGTGACAATGGTTGAAGAAAGAGAGCTTGTGAATGAAGAATCAGAAGATAAAGAAGTCGTGGATGTAGAAGAAGGATCTATTTCGTTGGTCCGGAGAAAGATGATATTGATAAGGATGAGGATGACTATGTTGGGGAGGATGATTTTGTTGTGGATGATGATAATTGAGAATGATTTTAATTTAGATTTTATAAGTATTATGATGATGACTTTATATTTTAAATGTTGAACTAAGACTTATTATTATAGTCatcatatataatatataattgcTTATGACTTTAtcctttatttattattttaatagttGATATTTACAATTGTTTATTGTTTtctaaatttttgaatttatgtgtacatatattattaatattttattaattaatttatcttcTGCCATACCGATACGTCATATCCCTCTGGCGATTTTTCGGCTTACCGTCGTAAGCCACCATACGCCATCCATAAAATTGGCTGCATTGACTGAATTGCTCTAAAAAACCTAGGTCTAATATGTTTGTATCAGAGGAATTAGGTGGTTGACAAATCAGATGGATTTTAAATGCATATGAATTGGCAATAGCCTGAAATTCTAGATCCATGGCAGTTATATGTGGTGTGGTATTGTTTTGCTGAATGTTAATCTCTTTACTTGCCCAAACAGGCCATTTGGCCTTAATCGCAAGTATAATCTGGCATAAATAAGAACGCATAGCTAAATGATTATCTTCATCGAGTTTTTTAAGTTTgatagtaaaaaaaaagttgCATACCTTGTGGATAAGGCGGTCCTCATCACTGGCTTGTAGACTAAATTGATTGTCTTGGTTTCCATGGTTCCTCTAGGTTTGCTCTTTGACTATCATTGTTCTGGCAATACTTCAACGAAGGGAAATATTTCCACCTTACCGTCATAAAGTTGTCTGCCCCTCAATACCAAATTGTGGCCTACTTTTGGTGATATATCTCTTGGATTAGCATGATCTATATGGCTCATCCTCATCCGGCAAGAGGTAGTATCTGTTTGATGCCTTGGTCATATAGAACCACTTCTCATCTTTATACGTTATATTATGCATGCTTTGATATTGAACTTTACCTTGGGTTATTTGTGGCTGAAATTGACTAAGACTCCATCTTACCCTTGCTAGCTTATTCACTACAGTAAGTGCAGGTTTGATTGCATTTGTATGCGGCTGTAGTTGTTTTTGCTTCACCCACTCGCCAAATGTACTCTTGCCCACATTCAATTTTGCTGTCATTTTTCTAATTGAAGATCTTTCAAGAGTATATAAGTTTCTGACATTTTCTTCATCTAGTGTTAATTTGCCAACATGATGACAGCCTCTGATCTTTCCTTTCATGATAGCATGTTCTCCCCTCTACATATGTTCTTTGGATGTCTTTCGTAGCATGTATGTACACTATCTTCCTACTTATGCTAAATGTATCTGTTGTCCACATTACAACCCCTCTTGCAAGCACTCCATCATTGTTGTGTTTGAGTGGGAACTGCACCACATTGTTCTTAAGGTTGCTGCTCAAGTATAGGGTTTTCCTCTGCCCATTTTCCATCCctatgattaaatttttttgagggatttaaaactaaaactaatatgggagtttttttttttggagattTTGAGTTTCGGGGTTTGTAGAAGGTCTACTAAATGCAATTAGATGATGTATTTATAGGGAGTTGGAActctaatttttttaagttcTAATTTCCTTTAAAAAATTTGTAGagagaaatttcaaattttgatttcccCATGTATTTTGAACTAATGCTACTAAATTAGTAGTAATGGAAggcattttttatattttgagcAATCTCTTTAATTTCAAGCATTAATGGCATTAAAATTGAACACAATTGAACACCAACGTCATTGTTATTAATGGCATTAAAATCGTGTTaatcaacataaaaaaaatgttcGCGGCCTCTTTTAcaataatgaagtaaaaaaattgaacatGATTAAGGTGTATCCCAAATTTCAATATCACACACCATTTATTATAcacaaacaatttcttaaaactcgtgcacaTTAGAAATGAGACTTTTATTGCCGGACAGATGTAGTAATAATAAGATTTTAGtttctttaataaatttttaaatttaaaatataattaattgacATTATTTCAACTATTAGATTTCCTAATCTAATGACTAGGAATTGATCTTAGTTTAGAATtactaattagttagcaattaattATAACCCTAATGAAATACTATtctaataatactccctctatcccattaaaaaatatgaacaatATGTATGACAcaggaattaagacaaaattggtaagtaagagagagaatgagaacgGTATGGTAAACTAAGAGAGAGAGtagaatggtagttaaaataGTATTAGTGCATAATGGgaactatattattaaattgatataactttctaaaaaatggaatgcatatatttttgtttttgtgggACCAACGAAAATAGAaagtgtacatatttttattaggAAGAGATGGGGAAGAAAGAGTAATATTCTATTACGAAATCTTATTTTCTTAGAATGGAAAAATTGCTCTCGCAATATCAATAACTAAACTAAACCGTCGTTCATCCAATTAGATTTACAAAGCAATTGCTATATCAAAGTTTTTCCTTTGATCCCTTTTTTACGAAGAAAAAAATACCTTTTTATTACTCCTAGTATTTTACAATATATAATGTGGAGATATACACATCTCGAATTGCTTGAAAATTGCGAATTTCGAAGCTCGGTTTATTGCGCCAACTCCGCCCGCAGCCGCTGTTTCAATACAACACAAAAGTCCATATTAGATTTACAGTAtcaatactaataataatagatTTCAATTATATTCGGTGGTCGCGTAAAATCAATATTCAGATTATTATTAGAGATACCCAAGGTTTACGGTTCCAAATCGAAACCGTCAATTTTAGAACCGTGGTttggttcaggttcaaaaatttCTGAACCGAAATTATGAATAACCGCCGGAAAATCGTGAAACCGAGCCAGAACCGCAAAAAACCgtcaaaaaccggcggttcagaacCGTAAAAAAACCGCCAGTTTGAAACCGAAGTcggcggtttttgaaccggaaccgcgaaACACCCTAGTGGTTCGGTTCCAGTTCTGCAATTTTCAAAACCATAACCGGCGCTTCCGAACCGTGAGCACCTTTATATTATGTCCTATGTTAAGCATTCTAAATTTGTGATccatgcatcttaattattctttatgtaacaaaataagcattttaaatattttttaaatctatATATTTAGTGCTTTACTTATATCACtttgtatatataatatttaaactAAAGTCCAAATTTAGTCATATACATTTGCTCTAAAAAACTTTTTGATCCTTTACATTAAGTTTGTTATccatgcatcttaattattctttatgtaacaaaataaacattttaaataatttttaaatctaTATATTTAGTGCTTtacttatatcacttttgtaGTATAATATTTAGACTAAAGTCCAAATTTAGTCCTTTACATTTGCTCTAAAAAACTTTTTGATCATTTACATTAAGTTTGTTACTTTTTGGTCCCAAACAATATGTTTTGGTCCAAATTTAACATTTTCTGTTAAATTTAACGGTCAAACATAGTTTGACCAAGTTagtaacttaattataaatctAATTAGTCAATTAACCTGattaatttattatcaaaatttataaaaaaaatttacccATAATAACAATTAACTtacaatttataaaatatttcatcaaaattaaattaaattaaatttataaaatattttacctataacaaaaattatactgtatttttgaatattttataaattttaatttaatttaatttttattataggtaaaaaatattttataaagtttaatattattaaattttttaatattatataaattttaatttaatttaatgtttattataggtaaaaaatattttataaattttaatattattaagatttttaatattttataaattttaattcaaatttatttttatttataggtaaaaaatattttttaaattttaatattttttattttatgtattaaaatattttataaattttaatattgaatTAGTGAGATTAATcggtttattatatttataatttaatcacTAATTTGATCAAATCACATTTGAGTGTTAAATTTAACGGAAAATGTTAAATATGgaccaaaatatattatttggGACAAAAAGGTAACAAACTTAATGAAAGGGACAAAAAGTTTTTAGAGCAAATGTAAAGGATAAATTTGGACTTTAATCTAATATTTATGAAAATCttgaatatatataatatttacaatgattttatattttaaaatgaataatactccctccatccctcaaGAATAttcactatttcatttttagtccgtcccacaagaatatgtattttctaattttgaaaagttttttctctctaatgaggtgggactcattctccactaacactactttatttactttttctctctacctctctcttacttcaccaattttacattaaaactcgtgccgatctcaaagtgcatattctttggggacggaggggatagtacatatttgcaagctaatgcatgtttatattttattaacgaATCTagtgttatttaaatattaacataatagtattatttattttattattaaaaatattattaaattaaatatttaatatttaaatattaaattatgctCCCGTCATTTTCGAGTTCTGGATATGCCACTTGGCAGTATATTCATTACTTTCTTGTGAGTTTGGGTTTTGTTGGAGGTGCCCACGAAATACAGGTAACACTAGCTAATACTCCAACAAGCATCAACACCTCTAATAATTGAATATGATTTCAAACTTATCACATGTTTAAATTCTCATTTTCACCAAATATACaaacataaataaatgaatGAGTTTGCCAGCCTCCTTGTCTCACCGCTCCCACAAAAACCTCCTTTTCCCTTAACAAAGAATCAACCTATATTTGCATTTATTTTATGCATAAATATTTGTAcaacacacaaacaaaaacgcatacatatataatttctctctctctctctctagaattaATGGGTCTTAGAGACATTGGGCAGTCATTACCTCCGGGATTTAGGTTTAATCCGAGTGATGAAGAGCTGGTTTGCCATTATCTTCTTAAGAAGATTGCTAATGAAAAACTTGGTAGAGGCACTTTAGTTGAAATTGATCTTCATACTTGTGAGCCATGGCAGCTACCTGGTAATTCACCCCAtctttcctttcttttctttttctattgtGGATTTGTTCTCTTTTTTGTGTGTCAATTTTAGGGAGAAATTGATGTTTTCTTAGTCATATTTCTTTTCtgttttaaacaaataaatccaTCCTTTCTCAAATGATTAAGATGGATATTAGAGGGATTGAACCTTTTTTTTATATCGAATTAATTCCAATTTAaagtttatatattttgtttggaTCTATTAAATTTGACCTACACTCAATAATTCAGTCTGATATTATAATAGAAACGCATAAAATTCTATcttaaaactaattaattactccctccatctctgaaattttgtcacatttttccattctATCTCATAAAATTTGtcgcatttcactttttactattttttgtagtagacctcacattctactatcttattatcactcacattttattataaaattaatactttaaaagtaggacccacatccaactaactttttcaactcactttctattatatttcttaaaactcgtgcccaatcaaactgtgacaaaatttgagtgatggagggagtataaaagaaaaaaagtgatcCATAAGACTTTAATGGATTTAGAACTCTTTACATAAATAGAATTGCAAtagttatatttttttcatttaccaGCATTTTCAAAGTcacttaatttctttttttccaaAACTATTTTCCTTAAATTAATCAATTGTAAAAGGATTCTCTTTTTAAAGGAAAAAATTTAAGCGAGGATGTGCTTTGTTCCATGAATCGTAGTAATTATCGCAAGTTAATTTCATCATTTCTTAGAAGAAATTAAATATTCCCTGTCGGCGGTCGCCatcaaaggaaaaaaaactagtgcattatattttaaactatgcaaaatcaaattaatgtcGTTTATAGTTGTGTATGTAAGCGTACATATAAATTATGACTTGTAGGATAAGGCATCAAGCGTAAGGATTCGAACTTCGTTTGACACAAACGTGCTCCATCCGTCCCCCGACTTTTGTCACAGTTTGACCAGGCACagcttttaaaaaattaatgcaaaggttaaaaaagttaataaaatataggtcctacttttaaagtattaattttatactattaaaatgtgagtgagaataaatTAGTGATGTGGGGTCCAtcacaaaaaatggtaaaaaagtgaaatgtgataaattttatgggattggcggaaatggaaaaatatgacaaaatttcagggacgggATGATGTATTATATAATAAAGCAATGGATTAATAACCAATTATGACTCTTTGGTATTGTGTTAAATTTATCAACTTAAATTCCATATTTAGGAGTATTTGATTAAGTGCGGAAATTAAATACTTTGGCCGTTGAGAATCTTTTATGATGAATCTTGGCCAACTTTAATCAcataaagaaataatattatgataCATGAGGCCAAATAATGTTCATATGTTCTTAGGTTAATTTGGACTAATACTCTAGGTCGTCGTTTTGGACGCAACAATAATTTTAATTGTTAGTGCAAGTATATGTTGAGCTCAATTAACAATTCGATAATTTTCAGATATGGCTAAGCTGAACTCAGAGGAGTGGTACTTCTTTAGCTTCCGCGATCGTAAATACGCCACCGGTTACAGGACCAACCGGGCCACCATCTCTGGCTATTGGAAGGCCACCGGCAAGGATCGTGCTGTGCTCGACCCGACCACCCGGGCCATCGTGGGGATGAGAAAAACACTGGTTTTTTACAAGCATAGGGCTCCCAATGGGGTCAAAACTGGATGGATCATGCATGAATTTCGCCTTGAGAACCCTCATATGCCTCCTAAGGTTGGTACAACTATttagttcaattttttttaaatatatatatatttagttcaattttcatttctcttaattttatttttattttgaaaactaTGATAGCGAACCCTTTACTTTTATACTAACTAGAATCATGAATCCCACTCGTGAATTATTTGTTGTTTTTctgattatttatatatataatctgATCAAGttctttttgtttgattttacaAATATAAATGAGGGTTTATAATTacttttagaattttatttcttttgattACTTTATAATTAGAGTATGATATGGTTTGGTCTTTAGTACTACTAATAACTACTTATTATTCTCTCCGtttctgaaaagtatgaacaatttcctttttagtccgtcctcaAAAAGTACAAacattctaattttggaaactcatTTCTTCTAATGATGAGGTGGAAGTATTATTCACTAACAAtgctttatttactttttttctttttatctttactttactaattatgcattaaagcTCATGCCGAACCAAATGTTTACacttttttgggacggagggagtatgataaaatattttatttctactAGATCGTGAATGTGACCTTTTATAAACTACTAGCATGGAATTGTACTTCAATATAGTTTATAATGTCTAGTTTTATGGTTTAAGAAAAATGCGGTTAACTTAATTTAGCACATAATATTATATCGAGTTTGATAACTAATTAATATTTTGTGACCATAAATCACAGGAAGACTGGGTCTTATGCAGAATAATTTATAAATCGAGTAGCAGCCCACAAAATTTGGGTGATGGTGACACTTCTCCTAATTTGGCTGCATCACCAACAAGTGATCATGCCTTGCTCAATAATAGTCATCAAAACATGATTAACTCCATCTATCAAGGCCAAAACCCGAACCTGAACCCGAACACGTATCCCGTCCGCTCGGGATATTTGCATCTATACCCCGAGGAGCTTGACAAGGAAGTTGTGTCTAATCCATCGGCCTCCAATCCTAATTGCAAATTGATCGAGACCAAGTGTGAGGACGACTTTGGATTCTTGTTCGATATGAGCATCGACTACTCGGATGGACGGGATGGTGTATCCTCTTATGTTGAGGAGGTTAGATTTGATAACGTTAGCAGCTC
This region includes:
- the LOC121743695 gene encoding protein CUP-SHAPED COTYLEDON 3-like — translated: MHKYLYNTQTKTHTYIISLSLSLELMGLRDIGQSLPPGFRFNPSDEELVCHYLLKKIANEKLGRGTLVEIDLHTCEPWQLPDMAKLNSEEWYFFSFRDRKYATGYRTNRATISGYWKATGKDRAVLDPTTRAIVGMRKTLVFYKHRAPNGVKTGWIMHEFRLENPHMPPKEDWVLCRIIYKSSSSPQNLGDGDTSPNLAASPTSDHALLNNSHQNMINSIYQGQNPNLNPNTYPVRSGYLHLYPEELDKEVVSNPSASNPNCKLIETKCEDDFGFLFDMSIDYSDGRDGVSSYVEEVRFDNVSSSVFI